Genomic DNA from Streptomyces sp. PCS3-D2:
CCGTCCGGGACGGGCGCGCGCACTGGATCGGCACCCCGCCCGTCGGCGTACCCACCGACGGCGACCCCCTCGACGCCCTGCGCGCCACCGTCGAGACCCTGCACACCCCCCGCGACCTCGCGGGTGGCATGCCCCCCTTCACCGGAGGGATGGTCGGCTACCTCGGCTACGACATCGTCCGCCGCCTGGAGCGCATCGGCGAGCACGGCAGCGACGACCTGGAACTGCCCGAGCTGACGATGCTGCTCACCTCCGACCTCGCGGTGCTGGACCACTGGGACGGCACCGTCCAGCTCATCGCCAATGCCATCAACCACAACGACCTCGACTCCGGCGTCGATGAGGCGCACGCGGACGCCGTGGCCCGGCTGGACGCCATGGAGGCGGACCTGGGGCGGCCCGCGCCCTACGTCCCGGCCCCGCTGCCCGCCTCCGCGCTCCCGGAGTACTCCGCCCTGTGGGGCGGCGAGGAGTACCAGGCGGCCGTCGAGGACATCAAGGAGCGCATCCGGGCCGGCGAGGCCTTCCAGGTGGTGCCCTCGCAGCGGTTCGAGACCTCCTGCGAGGCCTCCGCGCTGGACGTCTACCGGGTGCTGCGCGCCACGAACCCGTCCCCGTACATGTACCTCTTCCGCTTCGAGAACGGCTTCGACGTGGTCGGGTCGAGCCCGGAGGCGCTGGTCAAGGTCGAGGACGGGCGGGCCATGGTCCATCCCATCGCCGGCACCCGCCACCGGGGCGCCACCCCGCAGGAGGACAACGACCTCGCCGAGGAACTGCTCGCCGACCCCAAGGAGCGCGCCGAGCACCTGATGCTCGTCGACCTCGGCCGCAACGACCTCGGCCGGGTCTGCGCACCGGGGTCCGTCGAGGTCGTCGACTTCATGTCGATCGAGCGCTACTCCCACGTCATGCACATCGTCTCCACCGTGACGGGACGCGTGGCCGAGGGGAAGACCGCCTTCGACGTGCTCACGGCCTGCTTCCCGGCGGGCACCCTCTCCGGCGCCCCCAAGCCGCGCGCCATGCAGATCATCGAGGAACTGGAGCCCTCCCGCCGCGGCCTCTACGGCGGCTGCGTCGGCTACCTGGACTTCGCGGGGGACTCCGACACGGCCATCGCCATCCGAACGGCGCTGCTGCGCGACGGTACGGCGTACGTGCAGGCGGGGGCCGGTGTCGTCGCCGACTCCGTGCCCGAGCTGGAGGACAACGAGTGCCGCAACAAGGCCGCCGCCGTGCTGCGCGCCGTGGCTGCGGCGAACCGCCTGAGCGGCTCCTGAGGGCGTAGGGGATAGTGGGGTGCGTGAGTGCCGTACCCCCGCCCCGATCCGAAGCCTCCACCGAGTCCGAGGCCCCCGACAGCCGCAGCAGCCGCCGCAGCGTGGCCGCGGCGCTGCTGCTCGGCGCGCTCGGCGCCACCGTGGTCCTGCTGGCCTCCGGCCGGGTCTGGGCCCGGGGCACGGCCGCCATCGGCAGCGACTCGCTCCAGCTGAGCGCCGACGGGCGGGCCGTGACCGGGCTCCCCGCGGCCCTGGCCATCGTGGGACTGGCCGCGCTGGTCGCCGTCTTCGCCGTCCGGGGCAAGGGTCGGCTCCTGGTGTCGGGCCTGCTCGCGCTCAGCGGCCTCGGTGCGGCGCTGTCGGCCCTCTTCGGCTCCGACGGACGCACCGCCCTGGACGCCCAGGCGGTCCGCTCGACCGCGGACAACGCGGCGCACGTGGCCGGCCTCACGCAGACCACGTGGCCGTACGTGACGGCCGCCGGCGCGGTCCTCATCCTGGCCGCCGGGCTGCTGGCACTGCGCTTCGGCAGCGGCTGGCCCGCGATGGGCGGCCGCTACGAGCGTGACGGCACCCCCCGCCCACGGGCCGCGGCGGCGGTTGATCCGGACCGGCCGGAGGATCTGTGGAAGGCTCTGGACCGCGGCGAGGACCCGACCACGGGCCCGAGCGGCGACCGGACCCGCTGACCGGGCCCCTCGCCCGGCCCCGAGCCGACCCCCCTGGACGGCGAGGCCGCCCGGTGCGGGACAATGTCACCGAGCGTCCGACCCGGACCACACGTTCGACGAAGCAGTGCGACAGAGCAAACGAGGAGCAACTCATGGCGGGCACGAGCCACGGACACACCCCGGCCGCCTGGACCGGTGTCATCATCGCCTTCATCGGTTTCTGCATCTCCGGCGCCTTCATGGTGCTCGCGAACCCGATCGGGTTCTGGGCCGGGATGGTCGTCGTCGCGCTCGGCGGGGTCGTCGGCCTGGGGATGAAGGCCGCGGGCATGGGCGCGCCGAAGGCCACCCACAAGGACCTCGCCGAGGTCATCGCCGCGAACAAGGTCCCCGCCAAGGCCTGAGCGCGCCACCTGCGCCGGTCCTGGAAGAGAGCCGAAAGGCGCGGCCCCGCCGGGCTGCGCCTTTTGTCGTGAGCGGAGAGAATCAGCAGGTGGACGCCTCCAGCACCCCCGACGCCGTACCCGGCCCGCAGGCCGGCCCCGCGGGTCCCGCCCTGCCCGCCGGCCCCCGCGGTCCCGTCGAGCGGGCCTCCCTGGCCAGGCGGCTCGCCGTCCCGGCGTCCTACCTGGCCGCGGTCGGCGCGGCGTTCGCGTACGTGGGCGCCGTGGACCCGAACGAGCCGGGCCACTACCCGGTCTGCCCGCTGCTGCAGCTGACGGGCCTCCTGTGTCCGGGCTGCGGCGGGCTGCGCAGCGCGCACGCGTTCGCCCACGGGGACCTGGCCGCTGCTTTCGGGTCGAATGCCCTCGCCGTCGTCGGCTACTTCGTCTTCGCGGGTTTCATGGCCCTGTGGCTGGTTCGCGCCTTCCGCGGCCGGCCGGCCCCCAGGATCGTCCTGCGTCCCGCCCACTCGTGGGCGGTGGGCGCGGTGGTACTGGTTTTCGCCGTTGTCCGAAATCTCTCTTTCGGGTCGGCGCTGGCGCCCTGAGCCCGGCGTACAGCCGGGATGAAGGGCGCATTCCGAATGTCCAGTTACTGGGACGCCGTCAACCGAGTGCGGAGGGCGACGCCTCCGCCGGATACCATTTGATGGCCGACCTTGCAGTGGTTCGTGTCTGCAGGGCGGCCGACCGTCATCGACCCGGAAGGGGGCCGCTCGCGTGAGTGTGCTCGACGAGATCATCGAAGGGGTCCGCGAAGACCTTGCCGAACGGCAGGCCCGCGTGAGCCTCGACGAGCTCAAGGAGCGTGCCGCCAAGGCGCCCCAGGCCAAGGACGGCGTCGCGGCCCTGCGCGGCGACGGCGTCAAGGTGATCTGCGAGGTCAAGCGCTCCAGCCCCTCCAAGGGCGCGCTGGCCGCGATCGCGGATCCGGCCGGGCTCGCCGCGGACTACGAGGCAGGCGGTGCGGCGGTCATCTCCGTCCTCACCGAGCAGCGCCGCTTCGGCGGCTCGCTGGCCGACCTGGAGGCCGTCCGCGCCCGCGTGGACATCCCGATCCTGCGCAAGGACTTCATCGTCACCGCCTACCAGCTCTGGGAGGCCCGCGCCTACGGCGCCGACCTCGCGCTGCTGATCGTCGCGGCTCTGGAGCAGGAGGCCCTCGTCTCCCTCATCGAGCGGGCCGAGTCCATCGGTCTCACCCCGCTCGTCGAGGTCCATGACGAGGAGGAGGTGGAGCGGGCGGTGGCCGCCGGCGCCAGGATCATCGGGGTCAACGCCCGCAACCTCAAGGACCTCAAGGTCGACCGCTCCACCTTCGAGCGCGTCGTCGGCGAGATCCCGCCCCACATCGTCAAGGTCGCCGAGTCCGGCATCCGCGGACCGCACGACCTGATCGCCTACGCGAACGAGGGCGCCGACGCCGTCCTCGTCGGTGAGTCCCTGGTCACCGGCCGCGACCCGAAGGCGGCCGTGGCCGACCTCGTCGCCGCCGGGGCCCACCCGGCCCTGCGCCACGGACGGAGCTGACCCTTCCCGTGACCCCCGACCGTCCCCGCGTCCGCGCGCGGTCCGCGCCGCCGGCATCCCGCCGCGGCCCGGGCGGCGTGCCGACGGCGTACGCGCCCCTGGCGCGCGGCTGCCGCCCCCGCGGCTGCCGCGCCCCGGCCCGGCGCGTCCACGGGCGGCGGGTCCGGTACGTGATCGGCTCCGAGCCCGGCCAGGTCAACGGCATGCGATGGCGCCGCGGAGAAGCGCCGTAACGAGGGCTGCCGCGACCCGGTGCGCGAAGGCGTACCGCGTCGCCCGGCGGTCCCGTACGGCCCGCTGCCCGGGCCGACCGGCTCCGGGAGCGGGCTGCCCCGCACCGTACGCAGGACACCCCCAGCGGGGTGTGCGCGGCACGGGCGGGCGGCGCCCTACGGTGAAACCACCCGCCGCATCTCGCACCCGTAGGAGCACTGGACATGTCCAGCGAGTTCTTCATCCCGGACCCGGAGGGTCACGTTCCCAACGCCGAGGGTTACTTCGGCGACTTCGGCGGCAAGTTCATCCCGGAGGCGCTCGTCGCCGCCGTGGACGAGGTGGCCGTCGAGTACGAGAAGGCCAAGGAGGACCCGTCCTTCGCGGCCGAGCTGGGCGACCTCATGGTCAACTACACCGGCCGCCCGAGCGCCCTCACCGAGGTGCCCCGCTTCGCCGAGCACGCCGGCGGCGCTCGGATCTTCCTCAAGCGCGAGGACCTCAACCACACGGGCTCGCACAAGATCAACAACGTGCTGGGCCAGGCGCTGCTCACCCGGCGCATGGGCAAGACCCGCGTGATCGCCGAGACCGGAGCCGGCCAGCACGGCGTGGCCACCGCCACCGCCTGCGCCCTCTTCGGCCTTGAGTGCGTCATCTACATGGGCGAGATCGACACCCAGCGGCAGGCGCTGAACGTCGCCCGCATGCGCATGCTGGGCGCCGAGGTCATCGCGGTGAAGTCCGGTTCGCGGACCCTGAAGGACGCGATCAACGAGGCGTTCCGCGACTGGGTCGCCAACGTGGACCGCACCCACTACCTCTTCGGCACGGTGGCCGGGCCGCACCCCTTCCCGGCGATGGTCCGCGACTTCCACCGCGTGATCGGCGTCGAGGCCCGCCGCCAGATCCTGGAGCGCGCCGGCCGGCTGCCCGACGCCGTCGCGGCCTGCGTCGGTGGCGGCTCCAACGCCATCGGCCTCTTCCACGCCTTCATCCCGGACACCGACGTCCGCCTGGTCGGCTTCGAGCCCGCCGGGCACGGTGTCGAGACCGGCGAGCACGCGGCCACCCTGACCGCGGGCGAGCCCGGCATCCTGCACGGCTCCCGCTCCTACGTCCTGCAGGACGAGGAGGGCCAGATCACCGAGCCCTACTCCATCTCCGCCGGCCTGGACTACCCGGGCATCGGCCCGGAGCACTCCTACCTCAAGGACGCCGGCCGCGGCGAGTACCGCGCGGTCACCGACGACGCCGCGATGCAGGCCCTGCGCCTGCTCTCCCGCACGGAGGGCATCATCCCGGCGATCGAGTCGGCGCACGCTCTCGCGGGCGCCCTGGAGCTGGGCAGGGAGCTGGGCAAGGACGGCCTGCTGGTCGTCAACCTGTCCGGCCGCGGCGACAAGGACATGGACACGGCGGCCCGCTACTTCGGGCTGTACGACGCAGAGACGGTCGAGGGGGAGTCGAAGTGAGCAACGGCAACATCCAGCTGCTGAGCGATACGCTCGCCAAGGCGAAGTCCGAGGACCGCGCCGCGCTCGTCGCGTACCTGCCGGCCGGCTTCCCGACCGTCGACGGCGCCATCGACGCGGTCAAGGCCGTCGTCGAGGGCGGCGCGGACGTGGTCGAGATCGGCCTCCCGCACAGTGACCCGGTCCTCGACGGCGCCGTCATCCAGACCGCCGACGACATCGCCCTGCGCGGCGGAGTCAAGATCGCCGACGTGCTGCGCACCGTGCGCGAGGCCCATGAGGCGACCGGCGCGCCGATCCTGGTGATGACCTACTGGAACCCGATCGACCGCTACGGCGTGGAGCGGTTCACGGCCGAGCTGGCGGAGGCGGGCGGGGCCGGCTGCATCCTGCCCGACCTGCCGGTCCAGGAGTCCGCGCTGTGGCGCGAGCACGCCGCGAAGCACGGCCTGGCGACCGTCTTCGTCGTGGCGCCGAGCAGCAAGGACGAGCGTCTGGCCACCATCACGGCGGCCGGCTCCGGCTTCGTCTACGCCGCCTCGCTGATGGGCGTCACCGGCACCCGCGAGTCGGTCGGCAACCAGGCCCAGGACCTGGTGCGGCGCACCCGTGCCGCGGCCGGGGCCCGCGGCGGGCTCCCGGTCTGCGTCGGCCTCGGCGTCTCGAACGCGGCCCAGGCCAAGGAAGTGGCCGGCTTCGCCGACGGGGTGATCGTCGGCTCGGCCTTCGTGAAGCTGCTGCTGGACGCGCCGGACCTGCCGGCCGGGCTGGACGCCGTACGGGCGCTGGCGGGCGAACTTGCGGCAGGCGTACGCAGGAGCTAAGACAAAACCGACACCCGATCGGGTTCTGTAGTCCGATCGGGTGGAATGGCGGACAGGGAGGCACGCGAGTGCCTCCCTGCTTCGTTTGGCGGAGCGTGAGCGACAAGAACGACGGTGCCAACCGCGATGCGACGAAACGATCGGCCCGGGAGCGACTCCAAGCGGAGCGCGAGCGGCAGAAGACCCGGGACAAGCGCCGGCGGACCCTGATCGTGGCGGCGGCGGTGGTCGGCGTCCTGGGCCTGGCGACGGTCGTGGGCGTGATCGCGGCCAACGCCGGCAAGGACACCAGCGCCAAGGGCGGCCCGGTCGTCGCCCCCAGTGGCGCCACCGGCAAGGACGCTCTCGCGATCCAGACGGGCAAGCCCGAGGCGAAGGCCACCCTCACGGTGTGGGAGGACTTCCGCTGCCCGGCCTGCAAGTCCTTCGAGGACAACTACCGCGAGACCATCCACGAGCTGGAGGCCAAGGGCCTGCTCAAGGTGGACTACCACCTGGTCACGCTCATCGACGGCAACATGGGCGGCAGCGGCTCCCTGAAGGGGGCGAACGCGGCCGCCTGCGCCCAGGACGCCGGCAAGTTCACCGAATACCACGACGTCCTCTTCCAGAACCAGCCGGAGGAGATCGACGACGCCTACGGCAAGAACGCCAAGCTCCTGGAGCTCGCCGCCAAGGTCGACGGGCTGGTCACTCCCGCGTTCGAGGCGTGCGTCGAGCAAGGCACGCACAACAGCTGGGTGGCCAAGTCGCACGAGGCCTTCGCCGCCGGGAACTTCCGCGGCACGCCGACCGTGCTGCTCGACGGCAAGGACGTCTTCTCCGACCAGGCGGACCCGCTGACCCCGCAGAAGCTGAAGCAGAAGGTGGAGGCGGGCGCCCAGGGCTCCGGCGGGGCGGCCGGTGCCAAGGGCTCCGAGAAGGGCTCCGAGAAGGGCTCCGAGAAGGACACCGGCAAGAGCGGGGCGCAGGCCTCACCGTCGCCCTCCAGGACGGCGGCGAAGAGCTCCGCGAACAGCTCCGGGAGCGGCTCCGCGGCGGACTGACGTCCGCCGGTCCATGTGTGGATTTGGTTTCGACCCCGCCGGGCGGGTTGCGGTACGCACCGCCCGGCAGGGTAGCGTCAGGTCTGCCATGGACATTGCTTACATCCCCAGTCCGTCGACCGGCGTGATCCATCTCGGACCGATCCCGCTCCGCGGCTACGCGTTCTGCATCATCATCGGCGTCTTCGTCGCCGTCTGGCTCGGCAACAAGCGCTGGATCGCGCGCGGCGGAAAGCCGGGCACGGTCGCGGACATCGCCGTGTGGGCGGTGCCGTTCGGCCTGGTCGGCGGTCGCCTCTACCACGTGGTCACCGACTACCAGCTCTACTTCGGCGAGGGCCGCAACTGGGTCGACGCCTTCAAGATCTGGGAGGGCGGCCTCGGCATCTGGGGCGCGATCGCGCTGGGCGCGGTCGGAGCCTGGATCGGCTGCCGACTGCGCGGTATCCCGCTGCCGGCCTGGGCCGACGCCCTGGCCCCCGGCATCGCGCTGGCCCAGGCGTGCGGTCGCTGGGGCAACTGGTTCAACCAGGAGCTCTACGGCCGGGCCACGGACCTGCCCTGGGCGGTGGAGATCAGCGCCGGCCCGAACCGGGACGCCGGGACCTACCACCCGACCTTCCTGTACGAGTCGCTGTGGTGCGTCGGCGTCGCCTTCCTGGTGATCTGGGCCGACCGCCGCTTCACGCTCGGCCACGGGCGGGCCTTCGCCCTCTACGTCGCCGCGTACTGCGTCGGCCGCGGCTGGATCGAGTACATGCGCGTCGACGAGGCGCACCACATCCTCGGCGTGCGGCTGAACGTCTGGACCTCGATCATCGTCTTCGTGCTCGCGGTGGTCTACCTGGTCGTCTCGGCGAAGCTGCGGCCGGGCCGCGAGGAGATCGTCGAGCCGGACGCCCCCGGCGGCGAGGGCGACAAGGGCGCGGCCAAGGCCGGGACCGAGGCCGACACCGAGGCCGAGACCGACACCGAGCCGGGGCCCGAGGCCAAGGCCGACGCCGCGCCCGTGGACGCCCCGCCGACCGGCGCCGGGAGCGCCGACACCGCGGTACGGCAGGGAGCGGTCAAGGCCGACCTGCGCAAGCCGGCCGTGGACGCCGGGGCCCCGGAGGCCGACACGCCCTGACCGCGAACCGGTCGGGAGAGGGGGTGCCGCACGCCATGCGGCACCCCCTCTGCCGTACCGGCCGGCGTCCGCGACGCGCCGCCCACGCGCGCCCCGGCCCAGGGCGCCCGGCGCGCGGTCCCGCGGTGCGGGCCCGGTGGCCCGCCCGGTGCGGCATCAGCGGACCGGCAGCCGGGCGGCCAGCGCCAGGGTGCGGTGGGCCGAGGCCACCACGGCCGGATCCACGAACCGCCCGTCGGGCAGCGCCAGCGCGCCGGGCGCGGCCCGCGCCGCGCCGAGCACCTCCATCGCGGCGTTCACCTCCTCCGGCGCCGGGAGATAGGCCCGCTCGATCACGGGGAGCTGACGCGGGTGGATCGCCGCCCGGCCGAGGAAGCCGAGGGACCGGCCGCGGGCGCAGGAGGCCGCCAGCGCCTCCAGGTCCCGGATGTCGGGGAAGACCGACTGGGACGGGGGAGCCAGCCCGGCCGCGCGCGCCGCGACCACCACCCGGGAGCGGCACCAGTCCAGCCCCTCCTCCGCACTGACCGCCAGATCCGCCCGCAGGTCCGCCTCGCCGAGGGAGAGCCCGCGCAGGGCCGGGTGCGCGCGGGCGATCCCGTGCGCGCGCTCCACGCCCAGCGCCGACTCCAGCAGGGCGTACAGGCCCACCCCGCCCGTGCGGTCGGCGGTCGCGGCGATCTGCTCCGGCGCGCTGACCTTGGGCAGCCGCAGCCCCGCGAGCCCGCGCAGCCCGGCGAGAGCGGCCAGGTCGGCGCCGCCCCACGGGGAGTCGATCGCATTGACGCGCACGTGGACGGGGACCGGCAGCGGTTCGGCGAGCAGCTCGGCGGTGGCGGCACGGGCGTACTCCTTGCGCGAGACCGCCACCGCGTCCTCCAAGTCGACGATGACGGCGTCCGCTCCGCAGCCCAGTGCCTTGGCGACCACGGCCGGGCGGTCGCCCGGTGCGTACAGCCAGGTCAGGATCACAGGGCCCCCTCGGCGCGCAGTGCGGCGATCTCGGCGCCGGACAGTCCGAGCTCGGCCAGCACCTCGGTCGTGTCCGCGCCGTGCGGGCGGCCCGCCCAGCGGATCCCGCCCGGGGTCTCGGACAACCGGAACAGAATGTTCTGCATCCGCAGCGGCCCCAGCTCCGGATCCTCCACCTCGGTCAGCGTGTCGAGGGCCGCGAACTGCGGATCGTCCATCACGTCGCGCACGTCGTAGACGAGGGCGACCGCCGCGTCGGCCTCCTCGAAGGCGCAGACGACCTCCTCCGCCTTGTGGCGGGCGATCCATCCGCCGACGGCCTCGTCGAGGACGTCCGCGTGCCGGGCCCGCCCGGTACCGGTGGCGAACCAGGGCTCGGCGATCAGCTCCGGCCGGCCGACCAGCCGCACCACCCGCTCGGCGACGGACCGGGCGGAGGCGGAGACCGCCAGCCAGCGGCCGTCGGCGCTGCGGTAGGTGTTGCGGGGGGCGTTGTTGGCGGAGCGGTTTCCGGTGCGGGGCTGGACGTACCCCAGCTGGTCGTACCAGAGCGGCTGCGGGCCGAGCACGGTGAGGATCGGCTCGACGATGGCCAGGTCCACGACCTGCCCGTGTCCGGTGCGCTCCCGTCCGGCGAGCGCTGTCATCACGGCGTACGCGCAGGTCAGCGCTGCGATCGAGTCGGCGAGTCCGAAAGGCGGCAGGGTCGGCGGCCCGTCCGGCTCGCCGGTGGCCGCGGCGAACCCGCTCATGGCTTCGGCGAGGGTGCCGAAGCCGGGGCGGTGGGCGTACGGCCCCTGCTGGCCGAAGGCCGTGACACGGGCCAGGATCAGGCGCGGGTTGGCGTCGGAGAGTTCGGACCAGCCCAGGCCCCATTTCTCCAGGGTGCCGGGGCGGAAGTTCTCGATGACCACGTCGGCGGTGGCGGCGAGCCGCAGGAGGGTGTCCCGACCACCGGGGGTGGACAGATCGAGGGTCATGGTCCGCTTGTTCCGGCCGAGCAGTTTCCACCACAGGCCGATGCCGTCCTTGGCGGGGCCGTGACCGCGGGAGGGGTCGGGCAGGGCCGGGTGCTCGACCTTGACGACGTCGGCGCCGAAGTCGCCGAGCAGGGTCGCGGCGAGGGGTCCGGCGAAGAGCGTGGCGAGGTCGAGCACCCGCAGCCCGCGCAGCGGCCCCCGCCCCTGCCCCGGCCGGGTGGGTGCGGGCGGGCGCCCGGTCCGTGGCCGGGGCCCGCCGGGGCCCGCCGCCGGGTGGGGGCCCGGTGCGACGCCCGGCGGCACGGGCCCGGCCGCGGGGGCCGGCGGGCCGGCCCGGTTCGGTTCTGCGTCCCGGCCGCCACGGAGGGGGCGGGCTTCGGAGGGCGTCGGCCCGGCGCCGCTGCCCGACGGGGTGTCCGGGGTCACCAGCCGGCTCCGGTCCCGGCGCCGTCGGAACCGGTGGTCCGGTGGCCGCCGGGGCGGTCCGGGGGTACGGTCCCGGCCTCGTCGGCACCGGTGAGGGTGCCGCTCCCCGGCCGGGGGTCCGCCTGCCACGCGGCCAGGGCGAAGGCTTCCGTCTCGGACCGGGTCGGCATCGAGTCCTGGGCGCCGTGGCGCTGCACCGAGAGCGCGGCCGCGGCCGAAGCCCAGCGCAGCGCCTCCGGCATCGGCCGGCCCTCGCCCAGGGCCACTGCCAGGGCCCCGACGAAGGTGTCCCCGGCCGCGGTGGTGTCCACCGCCCGGACCCGGGGCGCGGGCACCCGCAGCGGGTCCCGGCCGCGTGCCGCGTGGAGGACCCCGGCCGCGCCGAGGGTGACGACCACCTCGGGCACCGCGTCCAGCAGGGCCTCGGCGGCCTGCCGGGGGTCGGTCAGCCCGGTCAGGGCGGCGGCCTCGTGCTCGTTGGGCACCAGCAGGTCCGTGACGGCGAGCAGCTCGGCGGGCAGGGGCTGGGCGGGGGCCGGGGTGAGTACCGTACGGACACCGTGCGCGCGGGCGGTGCGGGCCCCGGCGAGCACGGCGGGCAGCGGCAGTTCCAGCTGGAGGAGGAGGGCACCGGCGGCGGCGATCCGCGCCTCGTCCCCCGCCTCCAGACCGGTGACGCTGCCGTTCGCCCCCGGGACGACCACGATGCGGTTGCCGCCCTCGTCGTCCACGGTGATGTGCGCGGTGCCGCTGGCGCCCTCGACGGTGCGCAGCGCCGCCGTCTCGACGCCGGCGGCGGTGAGCGCGGAGCGCAGCCGGACCCCGAACTCGTCGGCCCCGACCGCGCCGATCATGACCACCTTCCCGCCGGAGCGGGCGGCGGCGACGGCCTGGTTGGCGCCCTTGCCGCCGGGGACGGTCCGGAACGCGCGACCGGTGACCGTCTCCCCGGCGAGCGGGGCCTTGGGGACGTAGGCGACGAGGTCCATGTTGGTGCTGCCGAGCACGGCGATGACCGTCATGAGCGTGCTGCCTCCTGTGCGGTGAGGTGGGCGAGGGTGTCGAAGCCGATGCCGTCGAAGCCGGGGACGGTACTGGCGAGGCGGTTCTTGAGCGGGGCGGTCCAGCGGTGCGGGATCCGTTCGGGTGCCCCGGCGACGAGGCCTGCGAGGGCCCCGGCGGTGGCCCCGTTGGAGTCGGTGTCCCAGCCGCCGGACACGGCACGGCAGACGGAGCGGGTGAAGTCCCCGTCGGCATGGGTGAGGGCGGCTGCGATCAGGGCGGTGTTCGGGACGGAGTGGACCCAGTGGTAGTGCCCGAAGCGGGCGTGCAGCCGGTCGACGACGCGGTCGAAGTCGGCCTCCTCGGCGGCCGTGCGGATCCCGAAGCGGATCGCCCCGGCGAGACGGGAGCGGGGCGGTACGGCGGCCAGCCCGGTCCGCAGCGCGGTGTGGACGTCCGCGCGGCCGGTGGCGGCCGCGGCGGTGGCGGCGGCGACGAAGAGGGCGGCGTAGACGCCGTTGCCGGTGTGGGTGAGGGCGGCGTTCCGGTAGGCCTGGGCCGCGGCGGCGGCCGGGTCGCCCGGGTTGGTCCAGCCGTGCACGTCGGCGC
This window encodes:
- a CDS encoding anthranilate synthase component I, whose translation is MDLETFRKLAADRRVIPVSRKLLADGDTPVGLYRKLAAERPGTFLLESAENGRSWSRYSFVGVRSDATLTVRDGRAHWIGTPPVGVPTDGDPLDALRATVETLHTPRDLAGGMPPFTGGMVGYLGYDIVRRLERIGEHGSDDLELPELTMLLTSDLAVLDHWDGTVQLIANAINHNDLDSGVDEAHADAVARLDAMEADLGRPAPYVPAPLPASALPEYSALWGGEEYQAAVEDIKERIRAGEAFQVVPSQRFETSCEASALDVYRVLRATNPSPYMYLFRFENGFDVVGSSPEALVKVEDGRAMVHPIAGTRHRGATPQEDNDLAEELLADPKERAEHLMLVDLGRNDLGRVCAPGSVEVVDFMSIERYSHVMHIVSTVTGRVAEGKTAFDVLTACFPAGTLSGAPKPRAMQIIEELEPSRRGLYGGCVGYLDFAGDSDTAIAIRTALLRDGTAYVQAGAGVVADSVPELEDNECRNKAAAVLRAVAAANRLSGS
- a CDS encoding TIGR02234 family membrane protein; protein product: MGCVSAVPPPRSEASTESEAPDSRSSRRSVAAALLLGALGATVVLLASGRVWARGTAAIGSDSLQLSADGRAVTGLPAALAIVGLAALVAVFAVRGKGRLLVSGLLALSGLGAALSALFGSDGRTALDAQAVRSTADNAAHVAGLTQTTWPYVTAAGAVLILAAGLLALRFGSGWPAMGGRYERDGTPRPRAAAAVDPDRPEDLWKALDRGEDPTTGPSGDRTR
- a CDS encoding HGxxPAAW family protein, coding for MAGTSHGHTPAAWTGVIIAFIGFCISGAFMVLANPIGFWAGMVVVALGGVVGLGMKAAGMGAPKATHKDLAEVIAANKVPAKA
- a CDS encoding DUF2752 domain-containing protein, coding for MDASSTPDAVPGPQAGPAGPALPAGPRGPVERASLARRLAVPASYLAAVGAAFAYVGAVDPNEPGHYPVCPLLQLTGLLCPGCGGLRSAHAFAHGDLAAAFGSNALAVVGYFVFAGFMALWLVRAFRGRPAPRIVLRPAHSWAVGAVVLVFAVVRNLSFGSALAP
- the trpC gene encoding indole-3-glycerol phosphate synthase TrpC; translated protein: MSVLDEIIEGVREDLAERQARVSLDELKERAAKAPQAKDGVAALRGDGVKVICEVKRSSPSKGALAAIADPAGLAADYEAGGAAVISVLTEQRRFGGSLADLEAVRARVDIPILRKDFIVTAYQLWEARAYGADLALLIVAALEQEALVSLIERAESIGLTPLVEVHDEEEVERAVAAGARIIGVNARNLKDLKVDRSTFERVVGEIPPHIVKVAESGIRGPHDLIAYANEGADAVLVGESLVTGRDPKAAVADLVAAGAHPALRHGRS
- the trpM gene encoding tryptophan biosynthesis modulator TrpM, with protein sequence MPTAYAPLARGCRPRGCRAPARRVHGRRVRYVIGSEPGQVNGMRWRRGEAP
- the trpB gene encoding tryptophan synthase subunit beta — protein: MSSEFFIPDPEGHVPNAEGYFGDFGGKFIPEALVAAVDEVAVEYEKAKEDPSFAAELGDLMVNYTGRPSALTEVPRFAEHAGGARIFLKREDLNHTGSHKINNVLGQALLTRRMGKTRVIAETGAGQHGVATATACALFGLECVIYMGEIDTQRQALNVARMRMLGAEVIAVKSGSRTLKDAINEAFRDWVANVDRTHYLFGTVAGPHPFPAMVRDFHRVIGVEARRQILERAGRLPDAVAACVGGGSNAIGLFHAFIPDTDVRLVGFEPAGHGVETGEHAATLTAGEPGILHGSRSYVLQDEEGQITEPYSISAGLDYPGIGPEHSYLKDAGRGEYRAVTDDAAMQALRLLSRTEGIIPAIESAHALAGALELGRELGKDGLLVVNLSGRGDKDMDTAARYFGLYDAETVEGESK
- the trpA gene encoding tryptophan synthase subunit alpha codes for the protein MSNGNIQLLSDTLAKAKSEDRAALVAYLPAGFPTVDGAIDAVKAVVEGGADVVEIGLPHSDPVLDGAVIQTADDIALRGGVKIADVLRTVREAHEATGAPILVMTYWNPIDRYGVERFTAELAEAGGAGCILPDLPVQESALWREHAAKHGLATVFVVAPSSKDERLATITAAGSGFVYAASLMGVTGTRESVGNQAQDLVRRTRAAAGARGGLPVCVGLGVSNAAQAKEVAGFADGVIVGSAFVKLLLDAPDLPAGLDAVRALAGELAAGVRRS
- a CDS encoding thioredoxin domain-containing protein, coding for MSDKNDGANRDATKRSARERLQAERERQKTRDKRRRTLIVAAAVVGVLGLATVVGVIAANAGKDTSAKGGPVVAPSGATGKDALAIQTGKPEAKATLTVWEDFRCPACKSFEDNYRETIHELEAKGLLKVDYHLVTLIDGNMGGSGSLKGANAAACAQDAGKFTEYHDVLFQNQPEEIDDAYGKNAKLLELAAKVDGLVTPAFEACVEQGTHNSWVAKSHEAFAAGNFRGTPTVLLDGKDVFSDQADPLTPQKLKQKVEAGAQGSGGAAGAKGSEKGSEKGSEKDTGKSGAQASPSPSRTAAKSSANSSGSGSAAD
- a CDS encoding CoA ester lyase gives rise to the protein MILTWLYAPGDRPAVVAKALGCGADAVIVDLEDAVAVSRKEYARAATAELLAEPLPVPVHVRVNAIDSPWGGADLAALAGLRGLAGLRLPKVSAPEQIAATADRTGGVGLYALLESALGVERAHGIARAHPALRGLSLGEADLRADLAVSAEEGLDWCRSRVVVAARAAGLAPPSQSVFPDIRDLEALAASCARGRSLGFLGRAAIHPRQLPVIERAYLPAPEEVNAAMEVLGAARAAPGALALPDGRFVDPAVVASAHRTLALAARLPVR